The Micromonospora sp. NBC_00421 genome contains a region encoding:
- a CDS encoding sensor histidine kinase codes for MSPLSRVRLDELLQEMLDRVGDVVTSRERLRALLDAVVGIGTDLDLRSTLQRIVQAACELVGARFGALGVIGPDRLLHDFITHGIDAELHAKIGDLPHGRGVLGLLIDEPRPVRMPDITQHPQSYGFPPHHPPMHSFLGVPVRIRDQVFGNLYLAEKQGAPEFTEDDEEIVVALAAAAGVAIENARLYALAHRRERWLAATAEITSVLLGEVRRTDALTLVARRAREVAEAELALVLLYDEDAGQFTVEVVDSADGDAAGLVGAVLPATETSFAGSVTEHRRELLDDLAEAAPWPVPVVAGPAVVSPLAAADTLHGVLVVAHRPDSGRAADADVTLLASFAGQAALAMERARGQEERELLVVLEDRERIARDLHDVVIQRLFATGLQLQSGAMNARPEVAKRINAAVDDLDATIRDIRRTIFELRTPMSAALRTEIREAVDVAAGSLGFRPEVELDGPIDSAVPEPVRPDLTAVLREALSNAVRHAGASRLAVAVRVDAGRVTVTVTDDGVGCDPAAARGGLVNLRERAERHGGEFEVRRVDPHGTQLYWSVPLRD; via the coding sequence CTGAGCCCGTTGTCCCGGGTCCGCCTCGACGAGCTGCTCCAGGAGATGCTGGACCGGGTCGGCGACGTGGTGACCAGCCGGGAGCGGCTGCGGGCGCTGCTCGACGCGGTGGTCGGCATCGGCACCGACCTCGACCTGCGCAGCACCCTGCAACGGATCGTGCAGGCGGCCTGCGAGCTGGTCGGGGCGCGTTTCGGCGCGCTCGGCGTGATCGGGCCCGACCGGCTGCTGCACGACTTCATCACCCACGGCATCGACGCCGAGCTGCACGCGAAGATCGGTGACCTGCCGCACGGTCGGGGGGTGCTCGGGCTGCTGATCGACGAGCCCCGCCCGGTCCGCATGCCGGACATCACCCAACATCCCCAGTCGTACGGCTTCCCGCCGCACCACCCGCCGATGCACAGCTTCCTCGGGGTGCCGGTACGCATCCGCGACCAGGTCTTCGGCAACCTCTACCTGGCCGAGAAGCAGGGCGCCCCGGAGTTCACCGAGGACGACGAGGAAATCGTCGTGGCGCTGGCCGCCGCCGCCGGGGTGGCCATCGAGAACGCCCGGCTCTACGCGCTGGCCCACCGCCGGGAACGCTGGCTGGCCGCCACCGCCGAGATCACCTCGGTGCTGCTCGGCGAGGTGCGCCGTACCGACGCGTTGACCCTGGTGGCCCGGCGGGCCCGGGAGGTCGCCGAGGCGGAGCTGGCGCTGGTGCTGCTATACGACGAGGATGCCGGCCAGTTCACCGTCGAGGTGGTCGACTCCGCCGACGGCGACGCCGCGGGGCTGGTCGGCGCGGTGCTGCCGGCCACCGAGACCAGTTTCGCCGGGTCGGTGACCGAGCATCGCCGCGAACTGCTCGACGACCTGGCCGAGGCGGCACCCTGGCCGGTGCCGGTGGTCGCCGGCCCGGCGGTGGTCTCCCCGCTCGCCGCCGCCGACACCCTGCACGGGGTGCTGGTGGTCGCCCACCGGCCCGACTCCGGCCGGGCCGCCGACGCCGACGTCACGCTGCTGGCCAGCTTCGCCGGCCAGGCGGCGCTGGCCATGGAGCGGGCCCGCGGCCAGGAGGAACGGGAGCTGCTGGTGGTCCTGGAGGACCGCGAACGGATCGCCCGGGACCTGCACGACGTGGTGATCCAACGGCTCTTCGCCACCGGCCTGCAACTGCAGAGCGGCGCGATGAACGCCCGCCCCGAGGTCGCCAAGCGGATCAACGCGGCCGTCGACGACCTCGACGCCACCATCCGGGACATCCGCCGCACCATCTTCGAGCTGCGGACCCCGATGAGCGCGGCGCTGCGCACCGAGATCCGGGAGGCGGTCGACGTGGCCGCCGGGTCGCTCGGCTTCCGCCCCGAGGTGGAACTCGACGGCCCGATCGACAGCGCCGTGCCGGAACCGGTCCGTCCCGACCTCACGGCCGTGCTCCGCGAGGCGCTGTCCAACGCGGTACGCCACGCCGGGGCCAGCCGGCTCGCCGTCGCCGTACGGGTGGACGCGGGCCGGGTCACCGTGACGGTCACCGACGACGGGGTGGGCTGTGACCCGGCCGCCGCCCGGGGCGGCCTGGTGAACCTGCGTGAACGTGCCGAGCGTCACGGCGGCGAGTTCGAGGTACGCCGGGTCGACCCGCACGGCACCCAGCTCTACTGGTCGGTCCCGCTGCGCGACTGA
- a CDS encoding alpha/beta fold hydrolase: MSSPLRRITGVLFLVLTPVVATAAGLAAFLAAATLTARLPLLSAAGVVVMGLTAVGVGATGWRLLCRRGRTAGFAVLVTLACAGLAGTSILVPGARPAAGPAPAWVRFWTLPTGSHLAYAHLPATGPKRPYPVVFLHGGPGTPGNGLPGVAGPVAAAGFDVYAYDQLGAGRSTRLDDVTGYTVARQVADLDAIRTAIHADRLVLVGQSWGGSLAAQYLAAYPDHVQRVAFTSPGPIWPSAWPDGGTGDPWERMTADQRRHRDKLVDRPRIYAQAALQGINPQAAHALVGDDEADELMHRIAVLGKDATSCTAGRSAPVHDNHQGFYVNQLTVADFATIADPRPALRRITVPAMIMRGGCDFVPWEVAREYRDTLPNAALVSVPDAGHGIAADQPDLYERLLVAFLTGRQLPVSPYTGGTAPVDAGR; the protein is encoded by the coding sequence ATGTCCTCTCCTCTACGGCGCATCACCGGTGTTCTCTTCCTGGTGCTCACGCCGGTCGTCGCCACCGCGGCCGGCCTGGCCGCCTTCCTGGCCGCCGCCACACTGACCGCCCGGCTCCCGTTGTTGTCCGCGGCCGGTGTGGTGGTCATGGGGCTGACCGCGGTCGGCGTCGGCGCTACCGGATGGCGCCTCCTGTGCCGCCGCGGGCGTACGGCCGGCTTCGCCGTGCTGGTGACCCTCGCCTGCGCAGGCCTGGCAGGTACGTCGATCCTGGTGCCCGGTGCCCGCCCGGCGGCCGGCCCGGCACCGGCCTGGGTACGGTTCTGGACGCTGCCGACCGGTTCCCACCTCGCCTACGCCCACCTCCCGGCGACCGGGCCGAAGCGCCCGTATCCCGTGGTGTTCCTGCACGGAGGTCCCGGCACACCCGGCAACGGGCTGCCCGGCGTGGCCGGCCCCGTCGCCGCCGCCGGCTTCGACGTGTACGCCTATGACCAGTTGGGCGCCGGCCGCTCAACCCGCCTCGACGACGTCACCGGATACACGGTCGCCCGCCAGGTCGCCGACCTCGACGCCATCCGCACGGCCATCCACGCGGACAGGCTCGTGCTCGTCGGCCAGTCCTGGGGCGGCTCGCTGGCGGCCCAGTACCTCGCCGCGTACCCCGACCACGTGCAGCGGGTGGCGTTCACCTCGCCCGGCCCGATCTGGCCGTCGGCCTGGCCGGATGGCGGCACGGGCGACCCGTGGGAGCGGATGACCGCCGATCAGCGCCGGCACCGCGACAAGCTGGTCGACCGGCCCCGGATCTACGCCCAGGCCGCCCTGCAGGGCATCAACCCCCAGGCGGCGCACGCCCTGGTCGGCGACGACGAGGCGGACGAACTGATGCACCGGATAGCGGTGCTCGGCAAGGATGCGACAAGTTGCACCGCTGGGCGTTCCGCACCGGTCCACGACAACCATCAGGGCTTCTACGTCAACCAGCTGACCGTCGCCGACTTCGCCACGATCGCCGATCCCCGCCCGGCCCTGCGGCGGATCACCGTACCGGCCATGATCATGCGCGGCGGCTGCGACTTCGTCCCGTGGGAGGTCGCCCGCGAGTACCGCGACACGCTGCCGAACGCGGCACTGGTCAGCGTGCCCGATGCCGGCCACGGCATCGCCGCCGACCAGCCGGATCTGTACGAACGTCTCCTGGTGGCTTTCCTCACCGGGCGGCAGCTGCCGGTCTCCCCGTACACCGGAGGCACCGCGCCCGTGGACGCCGGGCGGTGA
- a CDS encoding M36 family metallopeptidase, translated as MPRPEWTPRTSRPRRRLVPVLATAAVVAALLPGGGTATAAPGDTAAPAPGRSGSFADDHQAADVDNRTGTAAPDTRQRSLARATDAPVRWNRFGTPHSLGPARLATGLPADPEAAARRYLTDQRDLFGLDADAVAALDRLLVRRIGDGAVVTLRQRFGGLPAGHDGLVTVAVADGTVLSVSSSLSRDAAAPAPATRTAAQAYADALADAGLDAAAVASHRVRQVAVPTPVDGTRAAYEVTLIGRDSDHPAAFTTYVDGISGKVLVREDLVDFDSDNPSWAVYPATPPQDLAAGQDPRVRWCATPAPDCAAAFRDPASGQPWDVDLATGAPTGTTRGNSANTVVSWGAGSPLVNAPDRPDRRYEYPFTDQWHQSRCNPAAFTSAQRNDADAATANLFAMHHRMHDWAWHLGFTEATWNLQAVNVGGAGLGGDAEQGRAQQGALSGNRNNANQSTPRDGLPPSTNMYLWQPQAGGPYPPCVDGDYDMTVIGHEYTHAITNRMIAGPDTGIGGHQGGAMGESWSDLLAAEYLYEHGLRAPGETPFVTGGYVTGNLVSGIRNYDLSRSPLNYSDVGYNTGGPAVHADGEIWGATNFRIRAALVKKYGLGTPQRQLDCAQGRVSAENCPGNRRWVQLVFDSFLLQAASQVSMLDMRDNLLTADRLRFGGANQELIWAEFARSGMGRDAATVGAADTDPTPSFASPAGGNATLTLRPRGDSTNAPIRLYVGDYEARATPVADTDPATPLPATFEAVAGTYQVLAVAPGFGHQRLEVVAKAGQQGYVDLRLSRNLASTASGATIAGDGVNLDRIGDDTEATNWASLTGVAGRQVTVTLPGGTPQSVQRVNVSAMLRPAITGDADPGAQNALSALRSFAVSACDATTTDCADPARWTRIYTSADDAFPGGKYRAYTRDLISRSFPVPATVATHVKLEVLASQCTGGPAYAGEQDDDPATRTDCATASPARDQVRIAEFQVFGK; from the coding sequence GTGCCCAGACCGGAGTGGACACCCCGAACGAGCCGGCCCCGACGCCGGCTCGTTCCCGTACTGGCGACCGCCGCCGTGGTCGCCGCCCTGCTGCCCGGCGGGGGCACCGCCACGGCCGCGCCGGGCGACACCGCGGCCCCGGCCCCGGGCCGCTCCGGCTCGTTCGCCGACGACCATCAGGCCGCCGACGTCGACAACCGCACCGGTACGGCCGCACCCGACACCCGCCAGCGGAGCCTGGCCCGCGCCACCGACGCCCCGGTGCGGTGGAACCGGTTCGGCACCCCGCACTCCCTCGGCCCGGCCCGGCTCGCCACCGGCCTGCCCGCCGACCCGGAGGCCGCCGCCCGGCGCTACCTCACCGACCAACGGGACCTGTTCGGGCTGGACGCCGACGCGGTGGCCGCGCTGGACCGGCTCCTGGTCCGCCGGATCGGCGACGGTGCGGTGGTCACCCTGCGACAGCGCTTCGGTGGGCTGCCCGCCGGCCACGACGGTCTGGTCACCGTGGCGGTCGCCGACGGCACGGTGCTCTCGGTCAGCTCGTCGCTATCCCGGGACGCCGCCGCACCCGCCCCGGCCACCCGCACCGCCGCGCAGGCGTACGCCGACGCGCTCGCCGACGCCGGCCTGGACGCCGCCGCGGTGGCCAGCCACCGGGTACGCCAGGTAGCCGTGCCCACCCCCGTCGACGGCACCCGGGCCGCGTACGAGGTGACCCTGATCGGCCGGGACAGCGACCACCCGGCCGCCTTCACCACCTACGTCGACGGGATCAGCGGGAAGGTGCTGGTCCGCGAGGACCTGGTCGACTTCGACTCCGACAACCCGAGCTGGGCGGTCTACCCGGCCACCCCGCCGCAGGACCTCGCCGCCGGGCAGGACCCCCGGGTCCGCTGGTGCGCCACCCCGGCACCGGACTGCGCCGCCGCCTTCCGCGACCCGGCGAGCGGGCAGCCCTGGGACGTCGACCTGGCCACCGGGGCACCCACCGGCACCACCCGGGGCAACTCGGCCAACACGGTGGTCTCCTGGGGTGCCGGCAGCCCGCTGGTCAACGCCCCCGACCGCCCGGACCGGCGCTACGAGTACCCGTTCACCGACCAGTGGCACCAGTCCCGCTGCAACCCGGCGGCGTTCACCTCCGCCCAGCGCAACGACGCCGACGCCGCCACCGCCAACCTGTTCGCCATGCACCACCGGATGCACGACTGGGCCTGGCACCTCGGCTTCACCGAGGCCACCTGGAACCTCCAGGCGGTCAACGTCGGCGGTGCCGGCCTGGGTGGCGACGCCGAGCAGGGGCGGGCGCAGCAGGGCGCGCTGAGCGGCAACCGGAACAACGCCAACCAGTCCACCCCACGCGACGGTCTGCCGCCGAGCACCAACATGTACCTGTGGCAGCCGCAGGCCGGTGGGCCGTACCCGCCGTGTGTGGACGGCGACTACGACATGACGGTGATCGGCCACGAGTACACCCACGCGATCACCAACCGGATGATCGCCGGCCCGGACACCGGGATCGGCGGGCACCAGGGCGGGGCGATGGGCGAGTCGTGGAGCGACCTGCTCGCCGCCGAGTACCTCTACGAGCACGGCCTGCGCGCCCCCGGTGAGACGCCCTTCGTCACCGGCGGCTACGTCACCGGCAACCTGGTCAGCGGCATCCGCAACTACGACCTGAGCCGCAGCCCGCTCAACTACTCCGACGTCGGCTACAACACCGGCGGCCCGGCGGTACACGCCGACGGGGAGATCTGGGGCGCGACCAACTTCCGGATCCGCGCCGCCCTGGTCAAGAAGTACGGCCTGGGCACCCCGCAGCGGCAGCTCGACTGCGCCCAGGGCCGGGTGTCCGCCGAGAACTGCCCGGGCAACAGGCGCTGGGTGCAGTTGGTCTTCGACTCGTTCCTGCTCCAGGCGGCCAGCCAGGTCAGCATGCTCGACATGCGGGACAACCTGCTCACCGCCGACCGGCTGCGCTTCGGCGGGGCCAACCAGGAGCTGATCTGGGCCGAGTTCGCCCGCTCCGGGATGGGCCGGGACGCCGCCACCGTCGGTGCCGCCGACACCGACCCGACCCCGAGCTTCGCCAGCCCGGCCGGCGGCAACGCCACGCTGACGCTGCGCCCCCGGGGCGACAGCACGAACGCGCCGATCCGGCTCTACGTCGGCGACTACGAGGCGCGGGCCACCCCGGTCGCCGACACCGACCCGGCCACCCCGCTGCCGGCCACCTTCGAGGCCGTCGCCGGGACGTACCAGGTGCTGGCGGTCGCGCCCGGCTTCGGCCACCAACGGCTGGAGGTGGTCGCCAAGGCCGGCCAGCAGGGGTACGTCGACCTGCGGTTGAGCCGCAACCTGGCGTCCACCGCGTCGGGGGCGACGATCGCCGGTGACGGGGTGAACCTGGACCGGATCGGCGACGACACCGAGGCCACCAACTGGGCGTCGCTGACCGGGGTCGCCGGTAGGCAGGTCACCGTGACCCTGCCCGGCGGCACGCCGCAGTCGGTGCAGCGGGTAAACGTCAGCGCGATGCTCCGACCGGCGATCACCGGCGACGCCGACCCGGGCGCGCAGAACGCGCTGAGCGCGCTGCGGTCGTTCGCGGTGTCGGCCTGCGACGCGACCACCACCGACTGCGCCGACCCGGCCCGCTGGACCCGGATCTACACCAGCGCCGACGACGCGTTCCCGGGCGGGAAGTACCGGGCCTACACCCGGGACCTCATCTCCCGGTCGTTCCCGGTGCCGGCCACCGTCGCCACCCACGTCAAGCTGGAGGTGCTGGCCAGCCAGTGCACCGGCGGCCCGGCGTACGCCGGTGAGCAGGACGACGACCCGGCGACCCGGACCGACTGCGCGACCGCCAGCCCGGCGCGCGACCAGGTGCGGATCGCCGAGTTCCAGGTGTTCGGGAAGTGA
- a CDS encoding Acg family FMN-binding oxidoreductase, with amino-acid sequence MGTGFTEAQLRTAVADAVRAPSLHNTQPWRFRLRDGGIEVSVDPARRLPATDPSGWGTRIAGGAALFNMRLSLAVAGTPATVRLRPYPADPDVLARLLPELPRRPTPTEQSLYAAIGRRFSNRAPFWPDPVPADARWRLGEAARAEQCWLELVIGVSAVNAFAEIAHSAHRVLERDPAYRAERADWVRTEPAPDGVPARAGGPQTEPQDLLPSRGFGGLDRAPGRDFEPEPLVAVLGAAGNTVVDQVLAGQALQRVLLTATDAGLAVSLLSQPIEVSGAREALRLSLGRFGTPQMVMRIGYGQPGVATPRRTVDEVLDVAVAPG; translated from the coding sequence ATGGGCACCGGTTTCACCGAGGCACAGCTGCGGACCGCCGTCGCGGACGCCGTCCGCGCGCCCTCCCTGCACAACACCCAGCCGTGGCGGTTCCGACTGCGCGACGGCGGGATCGAGGTGTCGGTCGACCCGGCCCGCCGGCTGCCGGCCACCGACCCGAGCGGCTGGGGCACCCGGATCGCCGGCGGCGCGGCCCTGTTCAACATGCGGTTGTCCCTGGCCGTGGCGGGCACCCCGGCGACGGTACGGCTGCGCCCGTACCCGGCCGACCCGGACGTGCTGGCCCGGCTGCTCCCGGAACTGCCGCGCCGCCCCACCCCCACCGAGCAGAGCCTGTACGCGGCCATCGGCCGCCGGTTCAGCAACCGGGCGCCGTTCTGGCCCGACCCGGTGCCCGCCGACGCCCGCTGGCGGCTCGGCGAGGCGGCCCGTGCCGAGCAGTGCTGGCTGGAACTGGTGATCGGGGTGAGCGCGGTCAACGCCTTCGCCGAGATCGCCCACAGCGCCCACCGGGTGCTCGAACGCGACCCCGCCTACCGGGCCGAACGCGCCGACTGGGTCCGCACCGAGCCCGCCCCCGACGGGGTGCCGGCCCGCGCCGGAGGCCCACAGACCGAGCCGCAGGACCTGCTGCCGTCGCGCGGTTTCGGCGGCCTGGACCGGGCGCCCGGCCGCGACTTCGAGCCGGAACCGCTGGTGGCGGTGCTCGGCGCGGCCGGTAACACGGTCGTCGACCAGGTGCTGGCCGGGCAGGCGTTGCAGCGGGTCCTGCTGACCGCGACCGACGCGGGGCTTGCGGTGTCGCTGCTGTCGCAGCCGATCGAGGTGTCGGGGGCACGGGAGGCGCTGCGGTTGTCGCTGGGGCGTTTCGGCACCCCGCAGATGGTCATGCGGATCGGGTACGGCCAGCCGGGGGTGGCCACCCCGAGGCGGACCGTGGACGAGGTGCTGGACGTGGCGGTGGCACCCGGCTGA
- a CDS encoding response regulator transcription factor: MAAPDSGLITVVVADDQPVIRAGIAAVLDAEPDLSVVGQASDGQSALRLVAQLRPAIAVLDIRMPGLDGVAAAAAITARHPGTRAVMLTTFGLDEYVYAALRAGASGFLLKDAEPEYLASAVRIVAGGGAMLNPGVTHRLLDRFAAAPGPAEAARLKRLTPRETQVLMQVARGLSNAEIAVALHISTATVKDHVAMILGKLGVRDRVQATIAAYEGGLIRPGLA; encoded by the coding sequence ATGGCTGCCCCGGACTCCGGCCTGATCACGGTTGTCGTCGCAGATGACCAACCCGTCATCCGCGCGGGCATCGCCGCCGTCCTGGACGCCGAACCGGACCTGTCCGTGGTCGGCCAGGCAAGCGACGGCCAGAGCGCGCTGCGCCTCGTCGCCCAGCTCCGGCCGGCCATCGCCGTGCTCGACATCCGGATGCCCGGACTGGACGGCGTCGCCGCGGCTGCGGCCATCACGGCACGACATCCGGGCACCCGCGCGGTCATGCTGACCACGTTCGGCCTGGACGAGTACGTATACGCCGCGCTCAGGGCCGGCGCATCCGGCTTTCTGCTCAAGGATGCCGAACCCGAGTACCTCGCCTCGGCTGTCCGCATCGTCGCCGGAGGGGGCGCCATGCTCAATCCGGGTGTGACGCACAGACTGCTCGACCGGTTCGCAGCGGCACCCGGACCCGCCGAGGCGGCACGGCTCAAGCGTCTCACCCCTCGGGAGACCCAGGTGCTCATGCAGGTGGCTCGCGGTCTGTCGAACGCCGAGATCGCCGTGGCGCTGCACATCAGCACGGCGACGGTCAAGGACCACGTCGCGATGATCCTCGGGAAGCTCGGCGTCCGGGACCGGGTCCAGGCGACCATCGCGGCCTACGAGGGCGGCCTGATCCGGCCCGGACTGGCCTGA
- a CDS encoding response regulator transcription factor, which yields MIRVFLLDDHEVVRRGLADLLQSSGDIEVVGESGSAQEAARRIPALRPDVAILDARLPDGNGIDVCRDVRAVDSSIKGLILTSYEDDEALFAAIMAGAAGYVLKQIRGTDLVDAVRRVAAGQSLLDPAITTRVLERIRNGVEQPRELKSLTEQERRILEYVAEGLTNREIAGKMFLAEKTVKNYVSSVLAKLGLERRTQAAVLATRLLGQRP from the coding sequence ATGATCCGGGTGTTCCTCCTCGACGACCACGAAGTCGTCCGCCGTGGCCTTGCCGACCTGTTGCAGAGCAGCGGCGACATCGAAGTGGTAGGCGAGTCCGGCTCCGCGCAGGAGGCGGCCCGGCGGATTCCCGCGCTCCGGCCCGACGTGGCGATCCTCGACGCCCGGCTGCCCGACGGCAACGGCATCGACGTGTGCCGGGACGTCCGGGCGGTGGACTCGTCGATCAAGGGGCTGATCCTCACCTCGTACGAGGACGACGAGGCGCTGTTCGCCGCGATCATGGCGGGGGCGGCGGGTTACGTGCTCAAGCAGATCCGGGGCACCGACCTGGTCGACGCGGTGCGCCGGGTGGCGGCCGGGCAGTCGCTGCTCGACCCGGCGATCACCACCCGGGTGCTGGAACGCATCCGCAACGGCGTCGAGCAGCCCCGCGAGTTGAAATCCCTCACCGAGCAGGAACGCCGCATCCTGGAGTACGTGGCAGAGGGGCTGACCAACCGGGAGATCGCCGGCAAGATGTTCCTGGCGGAAAAGACCGTGAAGAACTACGTCTCCAGCGTGCTGGCCAAGTTGGGCCTGGAACGCCGCACCCAGGCCGCCGTGCTCGCCACCCGCCTCCTCGGCCAGCGCCCCTGA
- a CDS encoding ATP-binding protein, with protein sequence MVLPLACLAGVVVGLRRDNPERAVAGALVCAVLGLAVPAAAGSTVGLRPADLLCGPVAVVLTVYSLAVYRTAAVSVIGAGAIPVVGAGYDLGRGAGIRPATGTAVLLAAGIAAVWSSGRLRRRVLAHRRAVRDYQAGAHALPAHAAATERRRLAAELHDVAAHRMTAVVVGAAAALRLSDPERDAEALSHALREGRQAVEELDRLVTMGAATYPLDEVDIDRLLADHGVGTYHRSGPPLSAHQARLVYRVVREALTNAARYAEGAGVEVRVRHGDGRLVVTVVDGGGRVVGEGLGSGTGLAGLDAAVRAAGGVLGADRHGDGWRVCAEIPSPRPGRSAPATATMRGDRALVVLAAGLSLGVVLLPSAGDRDLLSGATATATLLVPLLSHSATLAWRRTRPLPAFGVASGILCVWVLAGYAGWTGLNAAEAFLASWWIELMLVYSIGAYGPTGRPGWWAPGTVSVLGGAALAEGTGIHGNRLGVAVVLAVLLLPLTLGAWWAGRVVAGTRRRRAVRDDRARTAEQEVVAGAASSSRAQLGQELRRDARRHAMAVVAAATDGRLTEVLAEGRATLTALRVLVHTPAEQVPEPPPSLLGLEHLATRRYAALVVTPPVAPLPAALEVLVYRAVAAVLDDGALVEVRTEPSGVDISVVGGRVRDAHAVRRLRDIVDAADGRTDVAEDEERIRIWLPRTPA encoded by the coding sequence GTGGTCCTTCCGCTGGCATGCCTGGCCGGCGTGGTCGTGGGCCTGCGTCGCGACAATCCCGAGCGGGCTGTCGCAGGTGCCCTGGTGTGCGCGGTGCTGGGGCTCGCCGTACCCGCGGCGGCCGGGTCGACTGTCGGGCTCCGCCCGGCCGACCTGCTCTGTGGCCCCGTTGCGGTGGTGCTGACGGTGTACTCGCTGGCCGTCTACCGGACGGCGGCGGTCTCGGTGATCGGGGCGGGCGCGATCCCGGTGGTGGGCGCCGGGTACGACCTGGGCCGAGGAGCCGGGATCCGCCCCGCCACAGGCACCGCGGTCCTGCTGGCCGCGGGGATCGCCGCCGTGTGGTCCTCGGGCCGGTTGCGCCGACGGGTGCTGGCCCACCGGCGGGCCGTACGCGACTATCAGGCCGGCGCGCACGCGCTTCCCGCCCACGCGGCTGCCACCGAACGCCGCCGGTTGGCGGCCGAACTGCACGACGTGGCGGCGCATCGGATGACGGCGGTGGTGGTCGGCGCGGCGGCCGCCCTACGGCTGTCCGACCCTGAACGCGACGCCGAGGCGTTGTCCCACGCGCTGCGGGAGGGACGTCAAGCGGTAGAGGAGCTCGACAGGCTGGTCACCATGGGGGCCGCGACCTACCCGCTCGACGAGGTGGACATCGACCGGCTGCTGGCGGACCACGGCGTCGGCACGTACCACCGCAGTGGCCCGCCGCTCTCCGCCCACCAGGCCCGGCTGGTGTACCGGGTGGTGCGGGAGGCGCTGACCAATGCCGCTCGTTACGCCGAGGGTGCCGGGGTCGAGGTCCGCGTGCGCCACGGCGACGGCCGGCTCGTCGTCACGGTCGTCGACGGTGGGGGCCGTGTCGTCGGCGAGGGCCTCGGCAGCGGCACCGGACTGGCCGGCCTCGACGCCGCTGTCCGCGCCGCCGGTGGCGTGCTCGGTGCCGACCGGCACGGCGATGGTTGGCGGGTCTGCGCCGAGATCCCGTCGCCCCGGCCGGGCCGGTCCGCCCCGGCAACGGCCACCATGAGAGGTGACCGGGCGCTTGTCGTACTCGCTGCCGGGCTGTCTCTCGGTGTGGTGTTGCTCCCCTCGGCCGGTGACCGGGACCTGTTGTCCGGAGCCACCGCCACGGCGACGTTGCTGGTGCCGCTGCTCTCGCACTCCGCGACCCTCGCCTGGCGGCGGACCCGTCCGTTGCCCGCGTTCGGCGTCGCATCGGGCATCCTCTGCGTGTGGGTTCTCGCCGGCTATGCCGGATGGACCGGCCTGAACGCGGCCGAGGCGTTCCTGGCTTCCTGGTGGATCGAACTCATGCTGGTCTACTCCATCGGCGCCTACGGCCCCACCGGCCGGCCTGGCTGGTGGGCGCCGGGCACGGTGTCGGTGCTGGGTGGTGCCGCACTGGCCGAGGGGACGGGCATCCACGGCAACCGGCTCGGGGTCGCCGTGGTGCTCGCCGTACTGCTGCTGCCGTTGACCCTCGGGGCGTGGTGGGCCGGTCGGGTCGTCGCGGGGACGCGACGCCGTCGTGCCGTGCGCGACGATCGCGCCCGCACCGCCGAGCAGGAGGTCGTCGCCGGCGCGGCGTCGTCGAGCCGGGCGCAACTGGGTCAGGAGCTGCGTCGCGACGCGCGTCGGCACGCGATGGCCGTGGTCGCCGCGGCCACGGACGGCCGGCTGACCGAGGTGCTCGCCGAGGGCAGGGCGACGCTTACCGCGTTACGGGTGCTGGTGCACACTCCGGCGGAGCAGGTTCCGGAACCACCCCCGAGTCTGCTCGGCCTGGAACACCTGGCGACGCGACGGTATGCGGCGCTGGTGGTCACCCCGCCGGTGGCTCCGTTGCCCGCAGCGCTGGAGGTCCTCGTCTACCGGGCCGTGGCGGCGGTGCTCGACGACGGCGCCCTGGTCGAGGTGCGCACGGAGCCGTCCGGCGTCGACATCAGCGTCGTCGGTGGCCGAGTGCGGGACGCTCATGCCGTGCGGCGCCTCCGCGACATCGTCGACGCCGCTGACGGACGCACCGACGTCGCCGAAGACGAGGAGAGGATACGGATATGGCTGCCCCGGACTCCGGCCTGA
- a CDS encoding TetR/AcrR family transcriptional regulator: MTRRAAADVRLDSLLRTACDVIVERGLANTRTADVAAAAGVSQALVFYHFATKERLLAQAFAYAAEQELSRLDAVLRSTTPPLAKLRRILRLYTPTGRPWAMWIDGWAESLRTPELEKVCRRLDLRWRQDLAAVISAGVADGTFECADPAGAAWRINAVMDGLAVQLAVHERVISRRQFGEWIRLVTARELGLDPAQLD, translated from the coding sequence GTGACGAGACGTGCCGCCGCCGATGTCCGCCTGGATTCCCTGCTGCGCACGGCCTGCGACGTGATCGTCGAGCGTGGACTCGCCAACACCCGCACCGCCGACGTGGCCGCCGCCGCCGGGGTCAGCCAGGCGCTCGTCTTCTACCACTTCGCCACCAAGGAGCGGCTGCTCGCCCAGGCGTTCGCGTACGCCGCCGAGCAGGAGCTGTCCCGGCTGGACGCGGTGCTCCGCTCCACCACCCCGCCGCTGGCCAAGCTCCGGCGCATCCTGCGTCTCTACACCCCCACCGGCCGCCCCTGGGCGATGTGGATCGACGGCTGGGCGGAGTCGCTGCGTACCCCCGAGTTGGAGAAGGTCTGCCGGCGGCTGGACCTGCGCTGGCGGCAGGACCTCGCGGCGGTGATCTCGGCCGGGGTGGCCGACGGCACCTTCGAGTGCGCCGACCCGGCCGGGGCCGCCTGGCGGATCAACGCGGTGATGGACGGGCTCGCCGTCCAGCTCGCCGTGCACGAGCGGGTGATCTCCCGGCGACAGTTCGGCGAGTGGATCCGGCTGGTCACCGCCCGGGAACTGGGCCTCGATCCCGCCCAGCTCGACTGA